Proteins encoded within one genomic window of Scyliorhinus canicula unplaced genomic scaffold, sScyCan1.1, whole genome shotgun sequence:
- the LOC119960803 gene encoding zinc finger protein 79-like, giving the protein MHRPELQGWAWAPPPRVKEEETEDEKPTGPEPQEAAIYPPEADQEELVPSVPLPPAPGEEGLPAETGQREEEEEEAASEAKPLVCALCHHAFASAGELEGHVRESHQQRESPPRGGGGPAPSFHCPLCQRAFLTATELRAHRRSHAKERMFQCSVCKEAFGQADDFFSHQCLLGQDKPCQCSICHKTFQRLSSFLVHQCSRPLQKPFKCDVCGKAFAQSSKLSDHQRTHTGERPFR; this is encoded by the coding sequence GAAGGAAGAGGAGACGGAGGACGAGAAGCCGACAGGGCCCGAGCCACAAGAGGCGGCCATTTACCCCCCGGAAGCCGACCAAGAGGAGCTGGTGCCCTCCgtcccgctcccccccgcccccggggagGAGGGTCTGCCGGCGGAGACGGGgcagcgggaggaggaggaggaggaggcggcgtcGGAGGCCAAGCCCCTGGTGTGCGCCCTGTGCCATCATGCCTTTGCCAGTGCCGGGGAGCTGGAGGGCCACGTGCGGGAGAGCCACCAGCAGCGCGAGAGCCCCCCCAGGGGCGGGGGAGGCCCAGCCCCGTCCTTCCACTGCCCGCTGTGCCAGCGAGCCTTCCTCACTGCCACCGAACTCCGGGCCCACCGCCGCTCACACGCCAAGGAGCGCATGTTCCAGTGCTCCGTCTGTAAGGAGGCCTTTGGCCAGGCCGACGATTTCTTCAGCCACCAGTGCCTCCTGGGGCAGGACAAGCCCTGCCAGTGCAGCATCTGCCACAAGACCTTCCAGCGCCTCTCGTCGTTCCTGGTGCACCAGTGTTCCCGCCCCCTGCAGAAGCCCTTCAAGTGCGACGTGTGCGGCAAGGCCTTTGCGCAATCCTCCAAACTCTCGGACCACCAGCGGACCCACACAGGAGAGCGGCCTTTcaggtga